One Terriglobia bacterium DNA segment encodes these proteins:
- a CDS encoding YtxH domain-containing protein: MSDRDGSSFLWFLTGLGIGAAIGVLYAPKSGRETRETLVGRAEEGRDLVLERAQRARNQANEWVDKGREVLNQQKEQFKSAYEAGRQAYRDATAEGESKV; encoded by the coding sequence ATGTCGGACAGAGACGGAAGCAGCTTTCTCTGGTTCTTAACCGGTCTTGGAATCGGCGCGGCCATCGGCGTGCTCTACGCTCCGAAGTCGGGCCGCGAAACCCGCGAAACCCTGGTCGGCAGGGCGGAGGAGGGACGCGACCTGGTCTTGGAGCGGGCGCAGCGTGCCCGCAACCAGGCCAACGAGTGGGTGGACAAGGGACGCGAAGTTCTCAACCAGCAGAAAGAGCAGTTCAAGTCGGCGTACGAAGCCGGCCGCCAGGCCTATCGCGATGCCACTGCCGAAGGTGAATCGAAGGTATAA